The following coding sequences are from one Prochlorococcus marinus CUG1438 window:
- a CDS encoding amidohydrolase family protein: MSNSGTADVLIPRSLCSIEDFDNLNIDVEDLCSLSITWDNGFVSELKPLEIKDKKPKNILFPRFVEAHSHFDKSFTWADFPNMESNYEGALSVNLKEHKTRTTDKVLERVEKSLELAIKNGYRAIRSHIDTYQSQSIEIWIELFKLQKRFLSKLTLQFVALAPLEFWDTSNGEKLANLLSANGGILGGVVVPPFNKKYIDKLLTKMLLLASKYNLEIDLHIDESIIEPGAGIKVLLETIEHSKISVPITCSHLSSLISLKNSEILCLGKKMAERNIKVIALPLTNFWLLNQNKKNTPFKRPVAPIKQLQKSHVDVSIGSDNVQDPWYPFGNFDPFYMMSCSIPMLQLNPWERMTISSIFLAPSRLLKLKWDGLIKEGCPADFVILDAERWADIFSSTLNRKVFIKGKLHQ, encoded by the coding sequence TTGAGTAATTCTGGCACAGCTGACGTTCTTATTCCTAGAAGTCTTTGTTCAATTGAAGATTTTGATAACCTCAATATTGATGTAGAAGATCTGTGCTCACTTTCTATAACTTGGGATAATGGATTTGTTTCTGAATTAAAGCCATTAGAAATTAAAGATAAAAAACCAAAAAATATTTTATTCCCAAGATTTGTTGAGGCGCATTCGCATTTTGATAAATCCTTTACATGGGCAGATTTTCCTAATATGGAATCAAACTATGAAGGGGCATTATCAGTAAATCTTAAAGAACATAAGACAAGAACTACTGATAAGGTCTTAGAAAGAGTTGAGAAATCATTGGAACTTGCCATAAAAAACGGATACCGAGCTATTCGGAGCCATATTGATACATATCAAAGTCAATCGATTGAAATTTGGATTGAACTTTTTAAATTACAAAAAAGATTTTTATCTAAATTGACATTACAATTCGTCGCTTTAGCTCCATTGGAATTTTGGGATACTTCAAATGGAGAAAAGTTGGCAAATCTATTATCCGCCAATGGAGGGATCTTAGGAGGTGTTGTTGTTCCCCCTTTCAATAAAAAATATATAGACAAACTTCTTACGAAGATGCTACTTCTCGCGAGTAAATATAATTTAGAAATTGATTTGCACATAGATGAATCAATTATTGAGCCTGGAGCAGGAATAAAAGTTTTATTAGAAACAATCGAACATTCAAAAATTAGTGTTCCTATTACTTGTAGCCATTTGAGTAGTCTTATTTCTCTCAAAAATAGCGAAATTTTATGTTTAGGAAAAAAAATGGCTGAGAGAAATATAAAAGTTATTGCTTTACCATTAACAAATTTTTGGCTGCTAAATCAAAATAAAAAAAATACCCCTTTTAAAAGACCAGTTGCACCAATTAAGCAATTACAAAAATCACATGTGGATGTATCTATAGGTAGTGATAATGTTCAAGATCCTTGGTATCCGTTTGGTAATTTTGATCCCTTTTACATGATGTCTTGCTCAATACCTATGCTACAACTTAATCCGTGGGAGAGAATGACTATATCTTCTATTTTTTTAGCCCCAAGCAGATTATTGAAATTAAAGTGGGATGGTTTAATAAAAGAGGGATGCCCTGCTGATTTCGTAATTCTGGATGCAGAAAGGTGGGCAGACATTTTTTCGAGTACTTTAAATAGAAAAGTATTTATTAAAGGCAAATTACATCAATAA
- the ftsZ gene encoding cell division protein FtsZ, which yields MSFGNNPNFDQSKDILPSQNAKIEVIGVGGGGSNAVNRMINSDLEGVSFRVLNTDAQALLQSSAQRRIQLGQNLTRGLGAGGNPSIGQKAAEESREELQQSLEGSDLVFIAAGMGGGTGTGAAPVVAEVAKQSGALTIGIVTKPFSFEGKRRMRQAEEGIARLAENVDTLIVIPNDRLKEVSAGASIQEAFRNADDVLRMGVKGISEVITRPGEVNLDFADVRSVMTEAGTALLGMGKGSGRSRAVEAAQAAINSPLLEAGRIDGAKGCLVNITGGEDLTLDDVNSVGEVISGVVDPDANIIVGQAVNEAMEGEIEVTVIATGFETNQQMNQQRIKNRLSNQAFYNISDNKDKGANIPDFLRLRQNKKEID from the coding sequence ATGAGCTTCGGTAACAATCCAAACTTTGATCAATCAAAAGACATCCTTCCAAGTCAGAATGCCAAAATTGAAGTTATTGGCGTTGGAGGTGGTGGAAGTAATGCCGTAAACAGGATGATTAATAGTGATCTTGAAGGTGTTTCCTTCAGAGTTCTTAATACTGATGCACAAGCTTTACTTCAGTCTTCTGCACAGAGAAGGATTCAATTAGGTCAGAACCTAACAAGAGGGCTGGGAGCGGGAGGTAATCCAAGTATTGGACAAAAGGCTGCAGAAGAATCTAGAGAGGAATTACAACAATCATTAGAGGGTTCCGATTTGGTTTTTATAGCGGCAGGAATGGGTGGAGGTACTGGCACAGGAGCAGCTCCAGTTGTTGCTGAAGTTGCAAAGCAAAGCGGTGCATTAACAATTGGTATAGTAACTAAACCTTTTTCTTTTGAAGGTAAAAGGAGAATGCGCCAAGCTGAAGAAGGAATTGCAAGATTGGCAGAAAATGTCGATACTCTTATTGTCATCCCAAATGATCGGTTAAAAGAAGTTTCTGCGGGTGCTTCTATTCAGGAAGCGTTTCGCAACGCTGATGATGTTTTAAGAATGGGAGTTAAAGGTATTAGTGAAGTCATTACCCGTCCAGGTGAGGTAAATCTTGACTTTGCTGATGTAAGATCAGTCATGACTGAAGCAGGTACAGCGCTTCTTGGAATGGGTAAAGGATCTGGTCGATCTAGAGCTGTAGAAGCGGCACAAGCTGCAATTAATAGTCCATTACTAGAAGCAGGAAGAATTGATGGAGCAAAGGGTTGCCTTGTAAATATCACTGGAGGTGAAGATTTAACCCTTGATGATGTGAATTCAGTTGGAGAAGTTATTAGTGGTGTTGTAGATCCTGATGCAAATATAATAGTTGGTCAGGCGGTTAACGAAGCGATGGAGGGCGAGATAGAAGTTACAGTCATTGCAACAGGTTTTGAAACAAACCAACAAATGAATCAACAAAGAATTAAAAATAGATTATCTAATCAAGCTTTTTATAATATTTCCGATAACAAAGATAAAGGTGCGAATATTCCTGATTTTTTGAGATTAAGGCAAAACAAAAAAGAAATAGATTAG
- the panB gene encoding 3-methyl-2-oxobutanoate hydroxymethyltransferase, giving the protein MLPSELVKYKEKSQKIIALTAWDSISGSILEQANVDLVLVGDSLAMVCLGFKSTLPLTLENIIYHTNAVSRGFKKKIEEQPLIVTDMPFLTYQCGEDKAVEYAGKIIQNTNAKAVKVEGAEPEIQKVISRLIRMGIPVMGHIGLTPQSYLNLGLKKQGKSLESQERIKKEAAILEKLGCFSIVLEHIPELLAKEIQNNLKIPTIGIGAGNYCDGQVRVTADLLGLNEEQPPFCQPIIQGKELFKEKLEEWVSSERLS; this is encoded by the coding sequence ATGTTACCTTCAGAACTCGTCAAGTACAAAGAAAAATCTCAGAAAATTATTGCGTTAACTGCTTGGGACTCTATATCAGGATCTATTTTAGAACAAGCCAATGTTGATCTAGTCTTGGTAGGAGATTCCCTTGCAATGGTATGTTTAGGATTCAAATCCACCTTACCATTAACTTTAGAAAACATAATTTATCATACAAATGCTGTTTCGAGAGGGTTTAAAAAGAAAATTGAAGAACAGCCTTTAATTGTTACCGACATGCCTTTTCTGACTTACCAATGTGGGGAGGACAAAGCAGTGGAGTATGCAGGGAAAATAATTCAAAACACTAATGCGAAAGCTGTAAAGGTTGAAGGTGCTGAACCAGAAATACAAAAAGTTATTTCTAGATTGATAAGGATGGGAATCCCTGTTATGGGTCACATAGGACTTACTCCACAAAGCTATTTAAATCTAGGATTAAAGAAACAAGGAAAAAGTTTAGAAAGCCAAGAAAGAATCAAGAAAGAGGCAGCAATTCTTGAAAAATTAGGCTGTTTTTCAATAGTTCTTGAACATATCCCTGAGTTACTTGCAAAAGAGATACAAAATAACTTAAAAATTCCCACAATAGGAATCGGTGCAGGTAATTATTGCGATGGGCAAGTAAGAGTTACTGCAGATTTATTGGGTCTTAATGAGGAGCAACCACCATTTTGCCAACCGATTATTCAAGGGAAAGAATTATTTAAGGAAAAATTAGAAGAATGGGTATCCTCTGAAAGACTTAGTTGA
- a CDS encoding TRAM domain-containing protein has protein sequence MTDILVLFLFVLSGAASGWLGVDLLPVDILKQVSNVEGFRIVLAIIGFFIGLAAGFVFLQLRKTFLDQIKTMPTDLLISRSVGLILGLLVANLLLAPILLIPFPREVFFAKPLSAILSNIFFGVLGYKLADTHGRTLLRLFNPNNTEAYLVNEGILPAASPKILDTSVIIDGRINGLLSCGLLEGQLIVAQSVIDELQTLADSSSNEKRSKGRRGLKLLKELRDLYGRRLVINPTKYEGNGVDEKLLKITEDMSGTLITADYNLSQIAEVKELKVMNLSDLVIALRPEVQPGESLNIKIVREGKEKMQGIGYLDDGTMVVIDEAKNFVGSRLDIVITGALQTPTGRMVFGKLINNPESNKSFKSPATQG, from the coding sequence ATGACTGATATCTTAGTATTATTTTTATTTGTATTGTCTGGGGCTGCTTCAGGATGGCTTGGGGTTGATTTATTGCCAGTAGACATACTTAAACAAGTATCTAATGTAGAAGGTTTTAGGATTGTATTAGCAATAATAGGTTTTTTTATAGGATTAGCAGCTGGTTTTGTCTTCCTTCAACTTAGAAAGACGTTTCTTGATCAAATAAAGACCATGCCTACGGATTTATTAATAAGTAGGTCAGTCGGCTTAATTTTAGGATTACTTGTTGCGAATCTCCTACTCGCTCCAATACTGTTAATTCCTTTCCCTAGAGAGGTCTTTTTTGCAAAACCCTTATCCGCCATATTAAGTAATATTTTCTTTGGTGTACTTGGTTACAAGCTGGCGGATACTCATGGGAGGACATTATTGAGGTTATTTAATCCAAATAATACCGAGGCTTATCTTGTCAATGAAGGAATACTACCTGCTGCAAGTCCAAAGATTCTTGATACAAGTGTTATTATTGACGGAAGAATAAATGGCCTGTTAAGTTGTGGCTTGCTAGAAGGTCAATTGATTGTTGCTCAAAGTGTAATTGATGAATTGCAAACTTTAGCTGACTCAAGCAGTAATGAAAAGAGGTCAAAAGGTAGAAGAGGCCTTAAATTGTTAAAGGAACTAAGAGATTTATATGGGAGAAGACTTGTAATCAACCCAACAAAATATGAAGGTAATGGTGTTGATGAAAAACTCCTGAAAATTACTGAAGATATGTCAGGAACTTTAATTACTGCTGATTATAATCTCTCTCAGATTGCTGAAGTTAAAGAATTAAAAGTCATGAATTTGAGTGATTTAGTGATTGCTTTAAGACCTGAAGTACAACCAGGGGAATCACTTAATATAAAAATCGTAAGAGAGGGTAAAGAGAAAATGCAAGGTATTGGATATTTAGATGACGGAACAATGGTAGTTATTGATGAAGCAAAGAATTTTGTGGGAAGCAGATTAGATATTGTCATAACAGGAGCATTACAAACTCCCACAGGAAGAATGGTCTTTGGGAAACTTATAAATAATCCTGAGTCAAACAAATCTTTTAAATCACCAGCGACACAGGGGTAA
- a CDS encoding D-alanine--D-alanine ligase yields MIGEKKKCIGLIFGGYSNEHEVSISSAKTVYQAFNSKINNHRFTVKAFYINKNGDWLDNDLSEEILISEIEKNPRKKRVIINPTRINFLEGIAFQDVDIWFPLLHGFNGEDGSIHGLLKFTKKPIVGCGILGSALGMDKILMKRIFSHLKLPQVNYLVFQNEDFKDKGIRNKLINEILSKLNLPVFVKPSNSGSSLGISKVINESEILQALEKALEIDPRILVEEGLEVREVECGIIGNSKLLTSEIGEVKYQSDWYDYDSKYKQKNKITIPAEVDHKITKQIKEITIQSCRALNIFGFARVDFFLEKSSNKIFLNEINTIPGFTKNSMFPMLWKASGLNIEQLVAKLVDISLDL; encoded by the coding sequence ATGATTGGTGAAAAGAAAAAATGTATTGGATTAATATTTGGTGGTTATTCCAATGAACATGAAGTATCGATATCATCTGCCAAGACAGTGTATCAAGCCTTCAATTCAAAAATAAATAATCATCGCTTTACGGTTAAGGCTTTTTATATAAACAAAAATGGAGATTGGCTTGATAATGATCTCTCAGAAGAGATCTTAATTAGTGAAATTGAAAAAAATCCCAGAAAAAAACGAGTAATTATTAATCCTACAAGAATAAACTTCCTAGAAGGAATTGCATTCCAAGATGTTGATATTTGGTTTCCTCTTCTGCATGGATTCAATGGTGAAGATGGATCAATTCATGGATTACTAAAGTTTACTAAGAAACCCATAGTTGGATGTGGAATTCTAGGCTCTGCGCTTGGAATGGACAAAATATTGATGAAAAGGATTTTCTCACATCTTAAACTTCCACAAGTTAATTATCTAGTTTTTCAAAATGAAGATTTCAAAGATAAAGGAATAAGAAATAAGTTAATTAATGAGATTTTAAGTAAATTAAATCTTCCTGTTTTTGTTAAACCATCTAATTCTGGATCATCTCTTGGCATTTCTAAAGTCATTAATGAATCAGAAATATTACAAGCATTAGAAAAGGCATTGGAAATAGATCCAAGAATTTTAGTAGAGGAAGGTTTAGAGGTAAGAGAAGTTGAATGCGGAATAATTGGAAATTCAAAACTTTTAACCTCTGAGATAGGTGAAGTAAAGTACCAAAGCGATTGGTATGATTACGATTCAAAATATAAACAAAAAAATAAAATAACTATCCCAGCTGAAGTAGATCATAAAATCACCAAACAAATTAAAGAAATTACTATTCAAAGTTGTAGAGCACTAAATATTTTTGGTTTTGCAAGGGTCGATTTCTTTTTAGAAAAGTCATCAAATAAAATTTTTTTAAATGAAATAAATACAATTCCTGGTTTTACAAAAAACAGTATGTTTCCAATGCTTTGGAAAGCTTCAGGTTTAAATATTGAGCAACTTGTGGCTAAACTGGTAGATATATCTCTTGATTTATAA
- the miaB gene encoding tRNA (N6-isopentenyl adenosine(37)-C2)-methylthiotransferase MiaB yields the protein MLTKTKKEEKNFQKDSTIASYWITTFGCQMNKADSERMAGTLEKMGYVKAEDELNADLVLYNTCTIRDNAEQKVYSFLGKQAKRKHKTPSLKLVVAGCLAQQEGESLLRRVPELDLVMGPQHVNNLENLLEKVDLGNQVVATEDTFISEDITSARRESSICGWVNIIYGCNERCSYCVVPSVRGKEQSRYPSAIKSEIQKLAENNFKEITLLGQNIDAYGRDLPGTTKEGRKENTLTDLLYYIHDISGIRRIRFATSHPRYFSKRLIQACYELDKICEHFHIPFQSGNDEILKKMSRGYTIKKYKNIIENIRSLMPDASITADAIVAFPGETEQQFQDTLRLISEIGFDQVNTAAYSPRPNTPAAIWTNQIPEEVKKVRLQEINALVEKTAKTRNQRYINNIESILIEGINPKNSSQIMGRTRTNRLTFVEIPQKSKFNFSLGDEIEVLINEARSFSLSGELC from the coding sequence GTGCTAACAAAAACAAAAAAAGAAGAAAAAAACTTTCAAAAGGATTCTACTATTGCCAGTTATTGGATTACCACATTTGGATGCCAAATGAATAAAGCCGATTCAGAAAGAATGGCTGGAACGTTAGAAAAAATGGGTTACGTCAAAGCAGAGGATGAACTAAACGCTGATTTGGTCTTATACAATACGTGCACAATAAGAGATAATGCCGAACAAAAAGTTTATAGTTTTTTAGGAAAACAAGCAAAAAGAAAGCATAAAACACCAAGCCTTAAACTAGTTGTTGCAGGTTGCCTTGCTCAGCAAGAGGGGGAGTCCTTACTTAGAAGAGTTCCTGAACTTGATTTAGTCATGGGGCCTCAACACGTTAATAACCTAGAGAATCTTCTAGAAAAAGTTGATTTAGGCAATCAAGTTGTCGCAACTGAGGATACCTTCATTTCTGAAGATATCACAAGTGCGAGAAGAGAAAGCTCAATCTGTGGTTGGGTCAATATAATTTATGGGTGTAATGAAAGATGTTCTTATTGTGTTGTTCCCTCCGTTAGAGGAAAAGAGCAATCAAGATATCCAAGTGCCATAAAAAGTGAAATACAAAAATTAGCTGAAAATAATTTCAAAGAAATTACTCTTTTGGGGCAGAACATTGATGCTTATGGGAGAGATCTTCCTGGAACAACAAAAGAGGGGAGAAAGGAAAATACACTAACTGATCTTTTGTATTATATTCATGATATTAGTGGGATACGTAGGATAAGATTTGCTACCAGTCATCCGAGATATTTTTCAAAGAGATTGATTCAAGCTTGTTATGAACTAGATAAGATCTGCGAACATTTCCACATTCCTTTTCAAAGTGGAAATGATGAAATTTTAAAGAAGATGTCTAGAGGATACACCATAAAAAAATATAAAAATATTATTGAAAATATAAGATCATTAATGCCAGATGCGTCAATTACAGCTGACGCGATAGTTGCTTTCCCTGGAGAAACAGAACAGCAATTTCAAGATACATTAAGGCTTATATCAGAAATTGGCTTTGATCAAGTAAATACAGCTGCATACTCTCCTAGACCAAATACGCCGGCGGCAATATGGACTAATCAAATTCCTGAAGAAGTAAAAAAAGTTAGATTGCAGGAAATTAATGCATTGGTCGAGAAAACTGCTAAGACCAGAAACCAAAGATACATTAATAATATTGAAAGTATTTTAATTGAGGGTATAAATCCAAAAAATTCTTCACAAATTATGGGCAGAACAAGGACGAATAGATTAACTTTCGTAGAGATTCCCCAAAAAAGTAAATTTAATTTTTCATTGGGAGATGAGATAGAAGTTCTCATAAATGAAGCAAGATCTTTTTCTTTATCAGGTGAACTTTGCTAA
- a CDS encoding FtsQ-type POTRA domain-containing protein: MKNQKKINNTRFLFLILFLFSTSSIVLKTLKTVNIQDIRISGSELYSQNDVINNSSLKLPIRLISINPIYLERELKQNLSLKNVSVSRQILPFGLMIHLDARTPIAYGERILNEKKIVGFIDKDGIFINEQNAGNINLSKSTIQVFGWKEKFKKTLSDILIAQENYAFEIVKITFSPNGFLTIEERDLKTIYLGFNPKLIDYQLKIINKLKIEFKKNKLSEKIDSIDLTDPNKPKIKVFKP, translated from the coding sequence GTGAAAAACCAAAAGAAAATTAACAATACAAGATTTTTATTTCTAATTTTATTTTTATTTTCAACAAGCTCAATTGTTCTAAAAACCCTTAAAACAGTCAACATTCAGGACATTAGAATTTCAGGAAGTGAATTATACTCCCAGAATGATGTTATAAATAATTCATCTTTAAAACTTCCAATTCGGTTAATTTCTATTAACCCTATTTATTTAGAAAGGGAATTAAAACAAAATTTGTCGCTCAAGAATGTTTCAGTAAGTAGACAAATTTTACCCTTTGGTTTGATGATTCATCTTGATGCAAGAACTCCAATAGCATACGGTGAAAGGATATTAAACGAGAAAAAAATAGTAGGCTTCATTGATAAAGATGGAATTTTCATCAATGAACAAAATGCAGGCAATATAAATTTGAGCAAATCAACCATACAAGTTTTTGGGTGGAAAGAAAAATTTAAAAAAACATTATCCGATATATTAATTGCCCAAGAAAATTATGCATTTGAGATAGTTAAAATAACTTTTTCTCCAAATGGATTTTTAACTATTGAAGAGAGGGATTTAAAAACTATATATTTAGGATTTAATCCAAAACTAATCGACTATCAATTAAAGATAATCAATAAACTAAAAATCGAATTTAAAAAAAATAAATTGTCTGAAAAAATAGATAGTATTGACCTTACTGATCCAAATAAACCAAAAATAAAAGTGTTCAAACCCTAA
- the hemW gene encoding radical SAM family heme chaperone HemW, with the protein MNKIPKSAYVHIPFCHRRCFYCDFAVIPLGNKVETTLGYGSKTVKEYLHYLYKEILSIKHKSSLSTIYIGGGTPSILDPKQIKELIDLFKENFGIDYGAEITMEVDPASFNQDDLYGFINAGINRLSLGVQSFNNQILQNSGRRHLTEDAEKSCLWLKSVFDSGLIKSWSLDLIQNLPLCGFQEWQDDLKKAIAFSPPHLSIYDLNIEDGTVFKKLFNLGKLEIPSDEEAFRNSQSTHIILKESGYARYEISNYCLPRHQSRHNRVYWSGSGWWGFGQGSTSSPWGVKFTRPRISKEYKEWVIGQYELNLDASLINKKFVYKELDEKIMLGLRLKEGVDIYEVFKKQNWENKKFESNLSKLLKKWERFLESGLLVRKGNRFFLSDPKGMELSNQILIAMFKWWDEIN; encoded by the coding sequence ATGAATAAGATTCCAAAAAGTGCTTATGTACATATCCCTTTTTGTCACAGAAGGTGCTTTTATTGTGATTTTGCAGTTATTCCACTAGGAAACAAAGTTGAAACTACTCTGGGTTATGGAAGTAAAACTGTTAAGGAATATTTGCACTATTTATACAAAGAAATATTGTCAATTAAGCACAAATCATCTCTTTCGACAATTTATATAGGTGGTGGTACTCCATCAATTTTGGATCCTAAACAAATCAAAGAATTAATTGACCTTTTTAAAGAAAATTTTGGAATTGACTATGGTGCTGAAATCACGATGGAGGTTGACCCAGCTAGTTTTAATCAAGATGATCTTTATGGATTCATAAATGCTGGTATAAATAGACTTAGTCTTGGAGTACAAAGTTTTAATAATCAGATACTTCAAAATTCAGGAAGGCGGCATTTGACAGAAGATGCTGAAAAGTCTTGTTTATGGTTGAAGAGTGTATTTGATTCTGGGTTAATTAAAAGCTGGAGCTTAGATTTAATTCAAAACTTACCACTATGTGGATTTCAAGAGTGGCAAGATGATTTAAAAAAAGCAATAGCGTTTTCACCACCACATTTATCCATTTATGATTTAAATATCGAAGATGGCACTGTTTTTAAAAAATTATTTAATTTAGGAAAATTAGAAATTCCTAGTGATGAAGAAGCTTTTAGAAATAGTCAATCAACTCATATAATCTTAAAAGAATCAGGGTATGCAAGATATGAAATTTCAAACTATTGTCTCCCTAGGCATCAATCAAGACATAACAGAGTGTATTGGAGTGGTTCAGGTTGGTGGGGTTTTGGGCAAGGCTCTACTAGTTCACCTTGGGGGGTAAAGTTTACTAGACCAAGAATTAGTAAAGAATATAAAGAATGGGTAATTGGACAATACGAACTTAATCTAGATGCTTCTCTAATAAATAAAAAATTTGTCTATAAAGAGCTTGATGAGAAAATAATGTTGGGATTGAGACTTAAAGAGGGTGTAGATATATATGAAGTTTTTAAAAAACAAAACTGGGAAAACAAAAAATTTGAAAGTAATTTAAGTAAATTGCTTAAAAAATGGGAAAGGTTTCTTGAAAGTGGACTATTGGTGAGAAAGGGGAATAGATTCTTTTTAAGTGATCCAAAAGGAATGGAGCTTAGTAATCAAATTCTTATTGCCATGTTTAAGTGGTGGGATGAGATCAACTAA